From a region of the Jatrophihabitans sp. genome:
- a CDS encoding ATP-grasp domain-containing protein yields the protein MKLLAVEAQQWAQYMLPRYQMADELGADLHLVLGVGDPGYWPGRCRVAGSASIDALIATARDWHAHEHFDGVLTFSEMSVIAAAAVADALGLPGIGVDAAVNSRNKYLMRLAHERGGVPHPRFRLVPDLPSALAAAAEFGYPVILKPTLGSSSSFVFRVDNPAQLEQRFADASEGIERMLAFRLEVQGVDIGPQGLLVESFLDGNEHLFEALAWDGELFIGSAVDRVTMEGETFDDDVHVAPSTLSDSQLAEVHSVIAAAAEAHGLRRSTMHAEIRMHDGRPHLVELAARPGGGELHLVARVTADFCPIQASMDVARGVRPDVHHYRPTGVHMMGTCLISDAGQLEHVVVPPEVSESEHTLRARILQQPGATILRPPDGNNILGFLVVTGDSHEQTKQRLEDFVDLIEVKMVGEPAGRCQTPWARLRPAATAS from the coding sequence GTGAAGCTGCTCGCCGTCGAGGCCCAGCAGTGGGCCCAATACATGTTGCCGAGATACCAGATGGCTGACGAGCTCGGCGCCGACCTGCACCTGGTGCTGGGCGTCGGTGACCCCGGCTACTGGCCGGGCCGCTGCCGGGTCGCCGGCTCGGCCTCGATCGACGCGCTGATCGCCACCGCCCGGGACTGGCACGCGCACGAGCATTTCGACGGCGTGCTCACTTTCTCCGAGATGTCGGTGATCGCCGCCGCGGCAGTCGCCGACGCGCTCGGCCTGCCCGGCATCGGCGTGGACGCTGCCGTCAACAGCCGCAACAAGTACCTGATGCGCCTGGCGCACGAGCGTGGCGGGGTGCCGCACCCGCGCTTCCGATTGGTGCCCGACCTGCCCTCGGCGCTGGCTGCCGCGGCCGAGTTCGGCTACCCGGTGATCCTCAAGCCGACGCTGGGATCGAGTAGCAGCTTCGTCTTCCGAGTCGACAACCCCGCCCAGCTCGAGCAGCGATTCGCCGATGCCAGCGAGGGGATCGAGCGAATGCTGGCGTTCCGGCTGGAGGTCCAAGGCGTGGACATCGGTCCGCAGGGCCTGCTGGTGGAGTCCTTCCTGGACGGCAACGAGCACCTGTTCGAGGCACTGGCCTGGGACGGTGAGCTGTTCATCGGCTCGGCGGTCGACCGGGTCACCATGGAGGGGGAGACCTTCGACGACGACGTGCACGTCGCGCCGTCCACGCTCAGCGACTCCCAGCTTGCCGAGGTTCACTCCGTCATCGCCGCGGCGGCCGAGGCCCATGGCCTGCGCCGCAGCACGATGCACGCCGAGATCCGGATGCACGACGGCCGGCCGCACCTGGTCGAGCTGGCCGCCCGGCCCGGCGGCGGTGAGCTGCACCTGGTCGCGCGGGTCACCGCCGACTTCTGCCCGATCCAGGCCAGCATGGATGTGGCCCGGGGCGTGCGGCCTGACGTCCATCACTACCGGCCGACCGGGGTGCACATGATGGGCACCTGTCTCATCAGCGACGCCGGCCAGCTGGAACACGTGGTGGTCCCGCCCGAGGTGAGCGAGTCCGAGCACACCCTGCGGGCCCGGATCCTGCAGCAGCCCGGCGCCACCATCCTGCGCCCGCCGGACGGCAACAACATCCTCGGCTTCCTGGTGGTGACCGGGGACTCGCACGAGCAGACCAAGCAGCGTCTGGAGGACTTCGTCGACCTGATCGAGGTCAAGATGGTCGGCGAGCCGGCGGGCCGGTGCCAGACTCCCTGGGCGCGACTGCGCCCGGCGGCGACCGCGAGCTGA
- a CDS encoding YraN family protein, whose product MHFKDALGRYGEAIAARCLTDTGHRLIETNWRCARGEIDIIAAVGRTLIICEVKTRSSLAFGEPAEAVDEAKARRLRLLAAQWLAEHPGSWESIRFDVVSVLRRARGPAQVRHLRAAF is encoded by the coding sequence ATGCACTTCAAGGACGCGCTGGGACGCTACGGCGAAGCGATCGCCGCGCGCTGCCTCACCGACACCGGCCATCGGCTGATCGAGACCAACTGGCGCTGCGCTCGCGGTGAGATCGACATCATCGCCGCCGTCGGCCGCACGCTGATCATCTGCGAGGTCAAGACCCGGTCCTCGCTGGCTTTCGGCGAGCCGGCCGAGGCAGTCGACGAGGCCAAGGCCCGCCGGTTGCGGCTGCTGGCCGCCCAGTGGCTGGCCGAGCACCCCGGCAGCTGGGAGTCGATCCGCTTCGACGTGGTGTCGGTGCTGCGCCGGGCGCGCGGACCGGCGCAGGTGCGGCACCTGCGGGCGGCGTTCTGA
- a CDS encoding YifB family Mg chelatase-like AAA ATPase, giving the protein MALASTLSIALSGVSGRLIEVEADLSAGLPGLTFTGLPDVSVLESRDRIRAAVLNSGFSWPNKRITVALLPADVRKYGSVFDVALAMSVLAAAGEVSAEAVSGVVWLAELGLDGRLRPVRGALPAVLAARQAGVRTVVVSPGNCAEAALVTGLDVLVATSLAEIVLALRGGTALASAPADQPEPAAPLPDLADVVGQPVARRALEIAAAGAHHLLLEGAPGAGKTMLAERLPSILPELEPAEALEVTAIHSVAGVLPGGAGLLRRPPLQAPHHTSSMAALVGGGTGLGRPGAASLAHRGVLVLDEAAEFKPTVLDSLRQPLESGEIVLHRTGGAVSYPARFQLVMATNPCPCGASKDIDCSCTPDARRRYRRRLSGPLLDRIDLQIPIDPVSRTELMQDREAREPSAVVAARVAGARAAARERWAPFGWSTNAEVPGPVLRSRGWRPPRQALAQLDSEIERGGLSARGCDRVLKLSWTLADLAGLAGPGSAEVSEAIWLRTGRAAVMSA; this is encoded by the coding sequence ATGGCGCTGGCGAGCACCCTGTCGATCGCGCTGTCCGGGGTGTCCGGACGGCTGATCGAGGTAGAGGCAGACCTGTCGGCCGGGCTGCCGGGCCTGACGTTCACCGGGCTGCCCGACGTCTCGGTGCTGGAGTCGCGGGACCGGATCCGGGCGGCGGTGCTGAACTCCGGTTTCAGCTGGCCGAACAAGCGGATCACGGTGGCGCTGCTGCCGGCTGACGTCCGCAAGTACGGCTCGGTCTTCGACGTGGCGCTGGCGATGTCGGTGCTGGCAGCGGCCGGCGAGGTTTCCGCCGAGGCGGTGTCGGGGGTGGTGTGGCTGGCCGAGTTGGGTCTGGACGGCCGGCTGCGGCCGGTCCGGGGCGCGCTGCCGGCGGTGCTGGCAGCACGCCAGGCCGGGGTCCGCACCGTCGTGGTGTCACCGGGCAACTGTGCCGAGGCCGCGCTGGTGACCGGCCTGGACGTGCTGGTGGCGACCTCGTTGGCCGAGATCGTGCTGGCGCTGCGGGGCGGGACGGCGCTGGCCAGCGCCCCGGCCGACCAGCCTGAGCCGGCCGCGCCCTTGCCCGACCTGGCCGACGTGGTGGGCCAACCGGTGGCCCGCCGCGCTTTGGAGATCGCCGCCGCCGGGGCGCACCACCTGCTGCTCGAAGGAGCGCCGGGCGCCGGCAAGACCATGCTGGCCGAGCGGCTGCCCTCGATCCTGCCCGAGCTCGAGCCGGCCGAGGCGCTGGAGGTGACCGCGATCCACTCGGTGGCCGGCGTGCTGCCCGGTGGCGCCGGCCTGCTCCGCCGGCCGCCGCTGCAGGCGCCCCACCACACCTCCTCGATGGCGGCCCTGGTCGGGGGCGGCACCGGCCTGGGCCGGCCGGGTGCGGCCTCGCTGGCGCACCGCGGCGTGCTGGTGCTCGACGAGGCGGCGGAGTTCAAGCCGACCGTGCTGGACTCGCTGCGCCAGCCGCTGGAATCGGGGGAGATCGTGCTGCACCGGACCGGCGGCGCGGTCAGCTACCCGGCCCGGTTCCAGCTGGTGATGGCGACCAACCCCTGCCCGTGCGGGGCCAGCAAGGACATCGACTGCTCCTGCACCCCCGATGCCCGCCGCCGGTACCGGCGTCGGCTGTCCGGGCCGTTGCTGGACCGGATCGACCTGCAGATCCCGATCGACCCGGTCTCGCGCACCGAGCTGATGCAAGATCGAGAAGCCCGCGAGCCCAGCGCCGTGGTGGCTGCCCGGGTGGCCGGCGCCAGGGCGGCGGCACGCGAGCGGTGGGCGCCGTTCGGGTGGAGCACCAACGCCGAGGTTCCCGGGCCGGTGCTTCGCTCGCGCGGTTGGCGGCCGCCGCGCCAGGCGCTGGCCCAGCTGGACTCCGAGATCGAGCGCGGCGGGCTGAGCGCCAGGGGCTGTGACCGGGTGCTGAAGCTGTCCTGGACGCTCGCGGACCTGGCAGGCCTGGCCGGTCCCGGCTCGGCCGAGGTGTCCGAGGCGATCTGGCTGCGGACCGGCCGGGCGGCGGTGATGTCGGCATGA
- the dprA gene encoding DNA-processing protein DprA: MAGAYLSRVAEPASVPLWMFVQRHGYLTAAAAIRAGDVPAEVASCTEARRTAADPEADLAAAQRNGIRLLTPADEDWPHFAFAALQATARRRVAQWQAGVRARPERGELIPPLALWVRGAGELSAVGFRSVAVVGSRAATAYGEHIASEFSYGLAQRGVVVVSGGAYGIDAAAHRGALAAGGCSVLVSAGGLDRPYPSGHRHLYDRTAEQGLLVSERPPGSAPHRQRFLSRNRLIAALGAATLVVEAAHRSGALNSAGYARDLGRPVLAVPGPVTSAMSAGCHRLIQRDEEPARLVTSVAEVLAYCGSAEVEMDAGGPAAGRPPAAGGPAAASGPAAWQHAYDSLDVVARSVLDGFPGRRRSVTEAELSRLSGQPISQVIAALPVLQGLGLITAAREGYRLASVAS; this comes from the coding sequence TTGGCCGGCGCCTATCTGAGCCGGGTCGCCGAGCCGGCGTCGGTGCCGCTGTGGATGTTCGTCCAGCGGCACGGTTACCTGACGGCCGCAGCCGCGATCCGAGCCGGTGACGTGCCCGCCGAGGTCGCCTCCTGCACCGAAGCGCGCCGGACCGCCGCCGATCCGGAGGCTGACCTGGCGGCGGCGCAGCGCAACGGCATCCGGCTGCTGACCCCGGCCGATGAGGACTGGCCGCATTTCGCGTTCGCGGCCCTGCAGGCCACCGCACGGCGGCGGGTGGCGCAGTGGCAGGCCGGGGTGCGGGCCCGACCTGAGCGGGGCGAGCTGATCCCGCCGCTGGCGTTGTGGGTCCGGGGCGCAGGCGAGCTCAGCGCGGTCGGCTTCCGCTCGGTCGCGGTGGTGGGCTCGCGGGCCGCCACCGCCTACGGCGAGCACATCGCGTCCGAGTTCAGCTATGGCCTGGCCCAGCGCGGCGTGGTGGTGGTCTCCGGCGGCGCCTACGGCATCGACGCGGCGGCGCACCGGGGCGCGCTGGCGGCCGGCGGCTGCTCGGTGCTGGTGTCGGCCGGCGGCCTGGACCGGCCCTATCCCAGTGGGCACCGCCACCTCTATGACCGGACCGCTGAGCAGGGGCTGCTGGTGAGTGAGCGGCCGCCCGGCAGCGCTCCGCACCGGCAGCGGTTCCTCTCACGCAACCGGCTGATCGCCGCACTCGGCGCGGCCACGCTGGTGGTCGAGGCGGCTCACCGGTCGGGCGCGCTGAACAGCGCCGGCTACGCCCGGGACCTCGGCCGCCCGGTGCTGGCGGTGCCCGGCCCGGTCACCTCGGCGATGTCGGCCGGCTGCCACCGGCTGATCCAGCGGGACGAGGAGCCGGCCCGGCTGGTGACCAGCGTCGCCGAGGTGCTGGCCTACTGCGGCTCGGCTGAAGTCGAGATGGACGCCGGGGGACCGGCTGCCGGCCGGCCGCCAGCTGCGGGCGGACCGGCCGCCGCCAGCGGACCGGCGGCCTGGCAGCACGCTTACGACAGCCTGGACGTGGTGGCTCGCTCGGTGCTCGACGGCTTTCCCGGCCGGCGGCGCAGCGTCACCGAGGCAGAGCTGTCCCGGCTCAGCGGCCAGCCGATCAGCCAGGTGATCGCGGCGCTGCCGGTGCTGCAGGGCCTGGGCCTGATCACCGCAGCCCGGGAGGGGTACCGGCTGGCCAGCGTGGCGAGTTGA
- a CDS encoding tyrosine-type recombinase/integrase: MTGSSSAAAARQGHRRVDVAALRQELGPDLLGILADFERFLRLERNRSAHTVAAYLGDITQLLHHLRSTGETELRALDLRLLRGWLGSQHQAGASRTTLARRAAAARTFSTWAFKNQLIAADVAELLVSPRPHRSIPAVLSAGEAGQAIDSLGGDEPEQLRDRLVMELLYGTGIRVAELVGLDLADLDRNRRVLRVIGKGDKQRAVPYGVPAADALQRWLEQGRPKWATPASGQALLLGRRGGRLDQRAARRVVNEVTADLAGGSGLSPHGLRHSAATHLLDGGADLRAVQELLGHASLATTQIYTHVSVDRLRTSFEQAHPRA; the protein is encoded by the coding sequence ATGACCGGGTCCTCCAGCGCCGCGGCTGCTCGCCAAGGTCACCGGCGGGTCGACGTGGCCGCGCTGCGCCAGGAGCTGGGGCCGGACCTGCTCGGGATACTGGCCGACTTCGAGCGGTTCCTGCGGCTGGAGCGAAACCGGTCCGCGCACACCGTCGCGGCCTACCTGGGCGACATCACCCAGCTGCTGCACCACCTGCGCTCCACCGGTGAGACCGAGCTGCGGGCCCTGGACCTGCGGCTGCTGCGCGGCTGGCTTGGCAGCCAGCACCAGGCCGGGGCGTCGCGCACCACGCTGGCCAGGCGAGCGGCTGCCGCCCGGACGTTCAGCACCTGGGCGTTCAAGAACCAGCTGATCGCCGCCGACGTCGCCGAGCTGCTGGTCAGCCCCCGGCCGCACCGCTCGATTCCCGCGGTGCTGTCAGCCGGTGAGGCAGGGCAGGCGATCGACTCGCTCGGCGGCGACGAGCCCGAGCAGCTGCGCGACCGGCTGGTCATGGAGTTGCTGTACGGCACCGGCATCCGGGTAGCCGAACTGGTCGGCCTGGACCTGGCCGACCTGGACCGCAACCGCCGGGTGCTGCGGGTGATCGGCAAGGGCGACAAGCAGCGCGCCGTGCCCTACGGGGTGCCGGCCGCGGACGCCCTGCAACGCTGGCTGGAGCAGGGCCGGCCGAAGTGGGCCACTCCGGCGTCCGGCCAGGCGCTGTTGCTGGGGCGGCGCGGCGGCCGGCTCGACCAGCGGGCGGCACGCCGGGTGGTCAACGAGGTCACCGCCGACCTGGCGGGCGGCTCAGGCCTGTCACCGCACGGTCTGCGACACAGCGCGGCCACCCACCTGCTCGACGGCGGCGCCGACCTGCGGGCCGTCCAGGAACTGCTCGGGCACGCCAGCCTGGCGACCACCCAGATCTACACCCACGTCTCCGTCGACCGGCTGCGCACCAGCTTCGAGCAGGCCCATCCGCGAGCCTGA
- a CDS encoding M23 family metallopeptidase: MTGPVAVSAAAPPRGSVDPLYHAPLGGGMRVRTPFNPPADRYGRGHLGVDLTASAGVEVLAAGAATVRFAGPVAGRGVVVLVHPDGVSTVYEPVAAVVAPGQRVLAGQRIGVLRGAHRSCAPAMCLHWGARRGEAYLDPMSLLRPLGVVRLLPWN; the protein is encoded by the coding sequence GTGACGGGACCGGTTGCGGTGTCGGCGGCGGCCCCGCCGCGAGGATCCGTCGATCCGCTCTACCACGCGCCGTTGGGCGGTGGAATGCGGGTGCGGACGCCGTTCAACCCGCCTGCTGACCGGTACGGCCGGGGTCATCTGGGGGTTGATCTGACGGCCTCGGCCGGAGTCGAGGTGCTGGCCGCCGGTGCCGCGACGGTGCGCTTCGCCGGGCCGGTGGCCGGTCGTGGGGTGGTGGTGCTGGTGCATCCGGACGGCGTCAGCACCGTGTACGAGCCGGTGGCCGCCGTGGTGGCGCCCGGGCAGCGAGTGCTGGCCGGCCAGCGGATCGGCGTGCTGCGCGGCGCCCACCGCAGCTGCGCGCCGGCGATGTGCCTGCACTGGGGCGCCCGCCGGGGCGAGGCCTACCTGGACCCGATGTCGTTGCTCAGGCCGCTGGGGGTGGTCCGGCTGCTGCCCTGGAACTAG
- the rpsB gene encoding 30S ribosomal protein S2, which translates to MAVVTMKNLLDSGVHFGHQTRRWNPKMKRFIFTERNGIYIIDLQQTIGYIDRAYEFVKETVAHGGTVLFIGTKKQAQEAIAEQSTRVGMPYVNQRWLGGMLTNFSTVYKRLQRLKELEAMEENGWEGTATKKEQLILTREKIKLERTLGGIREMTKTPSAVWIVDTKKEHLAVAEAHKLNIPVIAILDTNCDPDEVDYKIPGNDDAIRSAGLLTRVIADAVAEGLMQRAGLAANAGRDEKPEPGVLAADEPLADWETELLKPTQAPEATPAAAAAPAAEATPPAEATEQAAPAAAPAEEAAPAAAPAEETAAPTEEAAPAAAPAEAAPADDADATTAS; encoded by the coding sequence ATGGCCGTCGTCACCATGAAGAACCTGCTCGACTCCGGAGTCCACTTCGGACACCAGACCCGGCGCTGGAACCCGAAGATGAAGCGGTTCATCTTCACGGAGCGCAACGGCATCTACATCATCGATCTGCAGCAGACGATCGGCTACATCGACCGGGCCTACGAATTCGTCAAGGAGACGGTCGCCCACGGCGGCACCGTCCTGTTCATCGGCACCAAGAAGCAGGCGCAGGAGGCGATCGCCGAGCAGTCGACCCGGGTCGGCATGCCCTATGTCAACCAGCGCTGGCTCGGTGGCATGCTCACCAACTTCTCGACCGTCTACAAGCGGCTGCAGCGCCTGAAGGAACTCGAGGCGATGGAGGAGAACGGCTGGGAGGGCACCGCCACCAAGAAGGAGCAGCTCATCCTGACCCGCGAGAAGATCAAGCTCGAGCGCACCCTCGGCGGCATCCGCGAGATGACCAAGACCCCCAGCGCGGTCTGGATCGTCGACACCAAGAAGGAGCACCTGGCGGTCGCCGAGGCGCACAAGCTCAACATCCCGGTCATCGCGATCCTGGACACCAACTGCGACCCGGACGAGGTCGACTACAAGATCCCGGGCAACGACGACGCGATCCGCAGCGCCGGACTGCTGACCCGGGTGATCGCCGACGCGGTCGCCGAGGGCCTGATGCAGCGCGCCGGCCTGGCCGCCAACGCCGGCCGCGACGAGAAGCCCGAGCCGGGCGTGCTGGCGGCGGACGAGCCGCTGGCCGACTGGGAGACCGAACTGCTCAAGCCGACCCAGGCACCCGAGGCCACCCCCGCCGCGGCAGCTGCTCCCGCAGCCGAGGCGACTCCGCCAGCCGAGGCGACCGAGCAGGCCGCGCCTGCCGCAGCTCCGGCCGAGGAAGCGGCACCTGCCGCGGCTCCGGCCGAGGAGACCGCAGCCCCGACCGAGGAAGCAGCACCTGCCGCGGCTCCGGCCGAAGCAGCCCCGGCCGACGACGCGGACGCCACGACCGCTTCCTGA
- the tsf gene encoding translation elongation factor Ts encodes MAISAADVKKLRDATGAGMMDAKKALEAADGDFDKAVEELRIKGAGKAAKRGAERQTSNGLVAAAENAMIELACETDFVAKNEQFQTLAGDIVAHFVGSSATDAESLLNEQLVDGKTVAQNIEALNAVIGEKIELRRAVKLDGKVATYLHRKSSDLPPQVGVLVAFEGDDVNAARGAAMQVAALKAQYLTREDVPSETIENEKRIAEATAREEGKPDAALPKIVEGRLNGFFKSEGGVLLEQSAVQDNKKTVKAMMDEAGVKLTGFARFEVGAA; translated from the coding sequence ATGGCAATCAGCGCCGCCGACGTGAAGAAGCTCCGGGACGCCACCGGCGCCGGAATGATGGATGCGAAGAAGGCACTCGAAGCCGCTGACGGGGACTTCGACAAGGCCGTGGAGGAGCTGCGGATCAAGGGCGCCGGCAAGGCCGCCAAGCGCGGCGCCGAGCGCCAGACCAGCAACGGCCTGGTCGCCGCTGCCGAGAACGCCATGATCGAGCTGGCCTGCGAGACCGACTTCGTCGCCAAGAACGAGCAGTTCCAGACGCTGGCCGGCGACATCGTCGCCCACTTCGTCGGCTCCTCGGCCACCGATGCCGAGTCGCTGCTGAACGAGCAGCTGGTCGACGGCAAGACCGTGGCCCAGAACATCGAGGCCCTCAACGCGGTGATCGGGGAGAAGATCGAGCTGCGCCGGGCGGTCAAGCTCGACGGCAAGGTCGCGACCTACCTGCACCGCAAGTCCAGCGACCTGCCGCCGCAGGTCGGCGTGCTGGTCGCCTTCGAAGGCGACGACGTCAACGCCGCCCGCGGTGCGGCGATGCAGGTCGCGGCCCTCAAGGCCCAGTACCTGACCCGCGAGGACGTGCCGAGCGAGACGATCGAGAACGAGAAGCGGATCGCCGAGGCCACCGCCCGCGAGGAGGGCAAGCCCGATGCCGCGCTGCCCAAGATCGTCGAAGGCCGCCTGAACGGTTTCTTCAAGTCCGAGGGCGGCGTGCTGCTCGAGCAGTCAGCGGTCCAGGACAACAAGAAGACGGTCAAGGCCATGATGGACGAGGCCGGCGTGAAGCTCACCGGTTTCGCCCGGTTCGAGGTCGGCGCAGCCTGA
- the pyrH gene encoding UMP kinase encodes MTETGQAALLSSQDPDIDLSDVATTRPAPVEAVARPERDPYRRVMLKLSGQVFGGGEVGVDPDVVASIARQIGEVNDSGTQVAVVVGGGNFFRGAELSQRGMDRDRADYMGMLGTVMNCLALQDFLEKAGVPTRVQTAITMGQVAEPYVPRRAERHLEKGRVVIFGAGAGMPYFSTDTAAAQRALEIGCNVLLMGKSGVDGVYDADPRTNPDAVKFDTISYDEVLNRGLQVADATAFSLCRDNGMPIVVFDLADGNIARVVRGEKIGTLVGPED; translated from the coding sequence ATGACCGAGACCGGACAGGCGGCCCTTTTGTCGTCGCAGGACCCGGACATCGACCTGAGCGACGTCGCGACCACGCGCCCAGCGCCGGTCGAGGCCGTCGCCCGTCCCGAGCGCGACCCCTACCGGCGGGTGATGCTCAAGCTGTCCGGCCAGGTGTTCGGCGGCGGCGAGGTCGGCGTCGACCCGGACGTGGTGGCCTCGATCGCCCGGCAGATCGGCGAGGTCAACGACTCCGGCACCCAGGTGGCGGTGGTGGTCGGCGGCGGCAACTTCTTCCGCGGCGCCGAGCTCAGCCAGCGCGGCATGGACCGTGACCGCGCCGACTACATGGGCATGCTGGGCACCGTGATGAACTGCCTGGCGCTGCAGGACTTCCTGGAGAAGGCAGGCGTGCCCACCAGGGTGCAGACCGCGATCACGATGGGGCAGGTGGCCGAGCCCTACGTCCCCCGCCGGGCTGAGCGGCACCTGGAGAAGGGCCGGGTCGTCATCTTCGGCGCCGGCGCCGGCATGCCGTACTTCTCCACCGACACCGCCGCGGCGCAACGCGCGCTGGAGATCGGCTGCAACGTGCTGCTGATGGGCAAGAGCGGCGTGGACGGCGTCTATGACGCTGACCCCAGGACCAACCCGGACGCCGTCAAGTTCGACACCATCAGCTACGACGAGGTGCTCAACCGCGGGCTGCAGGTCGCCGACGCCACCGCCTTCAGCCTGTGCCGGGACAATGGGATGCCGATCGTGGTGTTCGATCTCGCCGACGGCAACATCGCCCGGGTGGTCCGCGGCGAGAAGATCGGCACCCTGGTCGGCCCCGAGGACTGA
- the frr gene encoding ribosome recycling factor — protein MIDETLFEAEEKMEKAVTVLRDDLTSLRTGRAAASSFARINIEYYGAMTPLPQLASVSTPEARMAVIKPYDASQLQVIEKAIRDSDLGVNPSNDGNLIRVIFPQLTEERRRELVKVAKSKGEDAKVSIRAVRRHANDTFGKLVKDKESEVGEDDAHRAEVELQKVTDKYVAAVDDLVRHKEAELLEV, from the coding sequence GTGATCGACGAGACGCTCTTCGAAGCCGAAGAAAAGATGGAGAAGGCGGTCACCGTCCTGCGCGACGACCTGACCAGCCTTCGCACCGGTCGGGCGGCGGCGAGCAGCTTCGCCCGGATCAACATCGAGTACTACGGCGCCATGACCCCGCTTCCGCAGCTGGCCTCGGTCAGCACCCCGGAAGCCCGGATGGCCGTCATCAAGCCCTATGACGCCAGCCAGCTGCAGGTCATCGAGAAGGCCATCCGCGACAGCGACCTCGGCGTCAACCCGAGCAACGACGGCAACCTGATCCGGGTGATCTTCCCGCAGCTCACCGAGGAGCGCCGCCGCGAGCTGGTCAAGGTGGCCAAGAGCAAGGGCGAGGACGCCAAGGTCTCCATCCGGGCGGTGCGCCGGCACGCCAACGACACCTTCGGCAAGCTGGTCAAGGACAAGGAGAGCGAGGTCGGCGAGGACGACGCCCACCGCGCCGAAGTCGAGTTGCAGAAGGTGACCGACAAGTACGTCGCGGCCGTGGACGACCTGGTCAGGCACAAAGAAGCCGAGCTCCTCGAGGTCTGA
- a CDS encoding phosphatidate cytidylyltransferase — protein MTDSVQPPADEPAQPAAAGRHGGGAGVSAAELIARSKAASSEAGPRSSRSSRRAARAAEAAPSDADPAATTAPPATATTAPIATTAPPAATVESAAPPAATAPPDRHLRVVETARSTGSDKPARTGLALVEPQRTGQALTTATPHPPEAPNGRRPVSPTEAAAASISTPEIAKPPRKNRSGRNLPAAIGVGASLALLVVATLAVYRPSFVVLLSIAVAIGVYEMVTAVGTVEARPPLVPLLAGVLAMEAAAWFRGPDGLVGALLLTVLGVTIWRLADGASGYLRDVASANLVALYIPFLAGFATLMAHADDGAARIVLFVLTVVCSDTGGYAVGVLFGKHPMAPTVSPKKSWEGFFGSLLAGSIAGVLMMVFCFHQQWWQGALFGVAIVATATLGDLGESMIKRDLGLKDMGKLLPGHGGVMDRLDSLLPCAPVAYLLLAAFLPG, from the coding sequence ATGACCGACAGCGTCCAACCGCCGGCTGATGAGCCGGCGCAGCCCGCCGCTGCCGGCCGGCACGGCGGAGGCGCCGGAGTGTCGGCGGCTGAGCTGATCGCCCGGTCCAAGGCCGCCTCGTCCGAGGCCGGTCCGCGGTCCTCGCGTTCTAGCCGGCGAGCAGCCCGAGCTGCCGAGGCCGCGCCGTCAGACGCCGACCCAGCCGCAACAACCGCGCCGCCGGCAACCGCAACAACCGCGCCGATCGCAACAACCGCGCCGCCGGCAGCGACCGTCGAGTCAGCCGCGCCGCCCGCTGCGACCGCGCCGCCGGACCGGCATCTGCGGGTCGTCGAGACGGCACGCTCCACCGGCTCGGACAAGCCGGCCCGCACCGGCCTGGCGCTGGTGGAGCCGCAGCGCACCGGCCAAGCGCTGACCACCGCTACGCCACACCCGCCGGAGGCCCCCAACGGCCGGCGGCCCGTCAGCCCGACCGAGGCCGCCGCGGCGTCGATCAGCACCCCCGAGATCGCCAAGCCGCCGCGCAAGAACCGTTCCGGGCGCAACCTGCCCGCCGCGATCGGCGTCGGCGCGTCCCTGGCCCTGCTCGTCGTCGCCACGCTGGCTGTCTACCGTCCCAGCTTCGTGGTCCTGCTCAGCATCGCGGTGGCCATCGGGGTGTACGAGATGGTGACCGCGGTCGGCACCGTCGAGGCGCGCCCGCCGCTGGTGCCGCTGCTGGCCGGCGTGCTCGCGATGGAGGCGGCGGCCTGGTTCCGCGGCCCGGACGGCCTGGTCGGCGCGCTGTTGCTGACCGTGCTGGGGGTGACGATCTGGCGGCTCGCCGACGGCGCGTCCGGCTACCTGCGGGACGTGGCGAGCGCCAATCTGGTCGCGCTCTACATCCCGTTCCTGGCCGGCTTCGCCACCCTGATGGCCCACGCCGACGACGGGGCCGCCCGGATCGTGCTGTTCGTTCTCACGGTGGTGTGCTCGGACACCGGCGGGTACGCGGTCGGCGTGCTGTTCGGCAAGCACCCGATGGCGCCCACCGTCTCACCGAAGAAGTCCTGGGAGGGCTTCTTCGGCTCGTTGCTGGCCGGCAGCATCGCGGGCGTGCTGATGATGGTGTTCTGCTTTCACCAGCAATGGTGGCAGGGGGCGCTGTTCGGCGTCGCGATCGTGGCCACCGCCACCCTCGGCGATCTGGGGGAGTCGATGATCAAGCGCGACCTCGGGCTCAAGGACATGGGCAAGCTGCTACCCGGTCACGGCGGCGTCATGGACCGGCTGGATTCGCTGCTGCCGTGCGCCCCGGTGGCCTACCTGCTGCTGGCCGCGTTCCTGCCCGGCTGA